In Paracoccus contaminans, the genomic stretch CGCCTCGCCGCCATGGCGCGGCGGACCTATTCCGGGATCGAGCAGACGACCGAGTCCTGGCTGGCCAACGCCACCGCACTGCGCGAACTCGGCCTTTCCACCCGCGAGAGCCTCGATTTCACCGAGGCGCTGAACAACGCCATGGTGGTCTCGGGCGCCAAGGGCGAGCGTGCCGTCTCGGTGCAGACCGCGCTGGCCCGCGCCATGGCTTTGGGGCAGCTTTCGGGCGACAACCTCAACACCGTGATCGCGCAGGGTGGCCGCGTCGCGCAGCTGCTCGCGGCGGACCTCGGCACCACCGTCACCGGGTTGCGCCAGGCGGGCGCCGAGGGCCGCATCACCGGCGCGGTGATCCAGACCGCCCTGATCGGCAATCTCGAGCGGCTGCGCGAGGAAGCCGATGGTATGCCCGCCACCATCGGCGACGCCTTCACCCTGATCGGCAACGCCGCGATGCTGCTGGTCGGGACGTGGGATCAGGTGTTCGGGGCCTCGTCGCTGGTCGCCACGGCGCTGATCGCGGTCGCCGACAACATGGAACGCCTCGCCGCCATCGGCATCGCCTTCGCCGGCTTCATGGCCGGGCGCTGGGTCGCGGCTTTCCTCGCTGCCCGTGTAGCCACGCTGACGCTTTCCGGCGCATTGACCGTGCTGCGCGGCGCCATCGTGCGCACCGGCATCGGCGCCCTGATCGTGCTCGCGGGCGAACTGATCTACCAGCTGATGACTGTCGTGCAGAAGGTCGGCGGGCTGGGCGAGGCCTTCCGCCTCGTCGCCGATCTGGCGGCGGAGGCATGGAACCGCATGGGGCTGCGACTCGACGCGGTGATGGCTAGCATCAGCGCCGCCTGGGAGGGGCTGAAGGCGACGATCTTCACCCTGCTCGACGACACCTTGACCGGGGTGGTCAGTTTCGGTGACCGCACCATCGCGGTGTTTCAGGGCGCCTATGACGGCGCGGTGGCGATCTGGGGGAGCCTGCCCGGCGCCATCGGCGACTTCGCCTTCCAGGCCGCGAACGGGTTGATCTCCGGGGTCGAGGCGATGCTGAACGGCGTCGTCACCCGGATCAACAGTTTCATCGGCGGGCTCAATGCCGCGTTGGAGCTGCTGCCCGACTGGGCGGTCGGCGACGGCGGGGTGCGGATCGGCACGCTCGACCCGGTGGCGCTGGGGCGGGTCGCGAATCCCTTCGAGGGGGCTGCGACGGCGGCCGGCACCGCTGCGGCCGATGCCTTCAACGCCGCCATGGGCAAGACCTATGTCACCGCTCCCGACACCGGCCTGGGGGCCATGGCCGAGGCCGCGCGCGGACGTGCCGAGGGCTACCGCGAAGCGGCCGGCATGCTGGCCGATGCCGCGTCGCGGCCGATGGCCAGCTGGCAGGCGCTGAAGGATGCGGTGACCGGCGTTGACGATGATGCCGGGGGTGCGCTCGATGATGCGGCGGGCGGCGCCCTCGAGTTGGGCCATGCGTTGGACGGCGCCACCGGTGCCGCGGGTCGCGCCGGCGCCGCCGGGCGCCAGGCCGGGGCGGAAGCGGCTGCGGGGGCGGAAACGGCCGTCACCGGCTGGGCCGCCGTCAGCGCCACGCTTGCCGATTACGCCGCCAAGGCGCGCGACATCGGCGGCGATATCGGCACTGCGCTGGTCGGAGCATTTCAGGGCGCCGAGAACGCCATCGGCGAGTTCGTGAAGACCGGCAAGCTGAGCTTCCGCGACCTTGTCACCTCGCTGATCGCCGATCTGGCGAAGCTCGCGGCGCGGCGCTTCATCCTCGGACCGATCGCCAATGCGCTCTCCGGCGCGCTCGGCGGCGCTGAGGGCATTTTTGCCGACGTCCTGCATGCCGGCGGGGTGGTCGGCGCACCGGGCCCCGGCCGCATGGTCCCGACGCTGGCCTTCGCCGGGGCGCCGCGCATGCACAATGGCGGTTGGGCAGGCCTCAGGCCCGACGAGGTTCCGGCAATCCTGCAGCGCGGCGAGCGCGTGCTCTCCCGTCGTGAGGCCGCCGGTTACGGCGGCGCAAGCGCGCCTACGGTCAATGTCACGATCAACGCGCGGGATGCCGAGAGCTTCCGCCAATCCCGCACACAGATCGCGGCCGATATCGCCCGCGCAGTTTCGCTCGGGCGAAGGGGCATGTGAGCCCGACGCCGCAGACAGGACTGCGCGGCACGTATCTCGGAGAGGATTGATGGCGTTTCACGAGGTCCGGTTTCCGGATGACATCAGCCGCGGTGCGCGCGGCGGACCGGAGCGGCGCACCCAAATCGTCGAGCTGGCCTCGGGCGACGAGGAGCGCAACGCCAGCTGGGCGAACTCCCGCCGACGCTACGATGTCGCCTACGGCATCCGCCGTGCTGACGATCTGGCGGCGGTCGTCGCCTTCTTCGAAGCCCGCAACGGGCGGCTTCATGGCTTCCGCTTCAAGGACTGGGCAGATCACAAATCCTGCCTGCCGTCCGCCACGCCGGGGCCGACGGACCAGGCGATCGGCACCGGCGACGGCATCACCACTGCGTTCCAGCTGGTGAAGCGCTACGCCTCAGGCAGTCAGACATGGGTGCGTGCGATCACCAAGCCGGTCGCCGGCACGGTCCGGATCGCCCTCGATGGCGCAGAGCAGCTCGGCGGCTGGTCCGTCGACACGACCACCGGCGTGGTGACCTTCGCCACTGCGCCAGCCGAGGGCGTCGCCATCACCGCGGGCTTCGCCTTCGACGTGCCGGTCCGCTTCGACACCGATGCGCTTGATGTAACGCTCGACCTCGAGCGGCTCGGCTCGATCACCTCCATTCCGCTGCTGGAACTGCGCCGATGAAGACCCTCGACCCCTCACTGCAGGCCCATCTCGACGACGGCACGACGACGCTCGCCTGGTGCTGGCGCATCAGCCGCGCCGACGCCGTCACCTTCGGCTTCACCGACCACGACCGGACGCTCGCCTTCGATGGGACCGGTTTCGAGCCCGAGAGCGGATTGACGGCCTCCGAGGTCCGCTCGGGCTCGGACCTGTCGGTCGATGCGCAGGACGCCGAGGGCGTGCTGACCTCCGACCGGATCACCGAGACCGACATCCTCGACGGCCGCTGGGACAACGCCGAGGTCGAGGTCTGGCGGGCGAACTGGGCCGACACCAGCCAGCGCGTGCTGATGCGCCGCGGGGCCATCGGCCAGATCCGGCGCGGCCGGCTGGCCTTCGTCGCGGAGGTCCGATCGCTCGCCCATGTGCTGGGCCAGACGGTCGGGCGGACCTTCCAGGCGAGCTGCGACGCCGCGCTCGGAGATGCGCGCTGCGAGGTCGATCTGGAGGATCCCGCCTTCAAGGGCACTGGTAGCGTCATCGATCTCCTGCGCGACCGGGCCTTCACCGCCTCGGGCCTCGGTGGGTTCACCTCCGGCTGGTTCACCTTCGGCACGCTGGAATGGACGAGCGGCGCGAATGCGGGCCGGCGCACCGAGGTGCTGGGCCATGACGTCACGGACGGCGTGGCGATCCTGACCCTGCTCGAGGCGCCGGTGCGCGCGATCGCCGAAGGCGACAATTTCATCATCCGGGCAGGCTGCGACAAACGGATGGAGACCTGTGGCGCGAAGTTCGCCAACACCGCCAACTTCCGGGGCTTCCCGCATATCCCCGGCCAGGACGCGGTCCTGCGCTACGCCACGAAAGATGGTGGGCATGAGGGTGGCGTGCTGTGAAGCCCGCCGATCCCGATAGGGTGATCGGGGCAGCGAGCTCCTGGCTCGGCACGCCCTACCACGACCAGGCCAGCCTTCGGGGCGTCGGCTGCGATTGCCTCGGGCTGGCCCGGGGCGTCTGGCGCGAGGTCGTCGGCCCGGAGCCGTTCCCGATCCCGCCCTACAGCCGCGACTGGGGCGAGACCGGCCCGCGCGAGGTGCTGGCCGAGGGCGCGCGGCGCATGATGATCGAGGTGGACCCGGCGGAGGCCGGTCCCGGAACGCTGGTCCTCTTCCGCATGAAGCCGCGTGCCATCGCGAAGCATGTCGGGATCCTCACCGGGCCCGACACCTTCCTTCACGCCTATGAACGGCTCGGCGTGATCGAGGAGCCGCTCACCCCGTCATGGCGGCGGCGCATCGCCTTCGCCTTCCTGTTCCCGCAACGCTGAGACCCGACATGGCCACCCTCGTTCTCGGTGCCGCTGGCGCCGCCATTGGCGGTTCGATCGGCGGCGCGATCCTCGGCGTGAGCGCCGCCACCATCGGCGGTTTCATCGGCTCCACCATCGGCTCTGTCGTCGACAGCTGGATCATCTCCTCGCTCGCGCCCACCCAGCGCATCGAAGGCGCGCGGCTCGACAGCCTTCGGATCACGTCCTCCACTGAAGGGGCAGTGATCCCGCGCGTCTACGGCCGCATGCGGATGGGCGGCAACATCATCTGGGCCACCGATTTCCGCGAGGAGACCAGGACCACCACGCAGGGCGGTGGCAAGGGCGGCGGAGGCGGCAAGGTCAGGACGACCGAGTATCTCTACTATGCGAGCTTCGCAGTCGCGCTGTGCGAGGGCTCCGAAGCCGGTCCCGCAGGGGCCATTCTCTCCGGTGGAGAGAATGGAGGCGGAGGAGGCCCGGCAGGGCGGGGAATCGCCGGCATCGGGCGCATCTGGGCCGACGGCAAGCCGATGGATCTCTCCGGCGTCACCTGGCGCTGGTATCCGGGCGACGAGAGCCAGACCGCCGACCCGTTCGTCGCGGCGAAGATGGGCGCGGCGAACACGCCCGCCTATCGCGGCACCGCCTATGTCGTTT encodes the following:
- a CDS encoding tape measure protein, translating into MAQKKVSVRLVAEGGRQVKAEFQGVGDAGEASFRRIERQADVTGAVLRRLAGIVAGALSVRQIVAYADSWTDLRSRVDLATGSQERGAAVMERLAAMARRTYSGIEQTTESWLANATALRELGLSTRESLDFTEALNNAMVVSGAKGERAVSVQTALARAMALGQLSGDNLNTVIAQGGRVAQLLAADLGTTVTGLRQAGAEGRITGAVIQTALIGNLERLREEADGMPATIGDAFTLIGNAAMLLVGTWDQVFGASSLVATALIAVADNMERLAAIGIAFAGFMAGRWVAAFLAARVATLTLSGALTVLRGAIVRTGIGALIVLAGELIYQLMTVVQKVGGLGEAFRLVADLAAEAWNRMGLRLDAVMASISAAWEGLKATIFTLLDDTLTGVVSFGDRTIAVFQGAYDGAVAIWGSLPGAIGDFAFQAANGLISGVEAMLNGVVTRINSFIGGLNAALELLPDWAVGDGGVRIGTLDPVALGRVANPFEGAATAAGTAAADAFNAAMGKTYVTAPDTGLGAMAEAARGRAEGYREAAGMLADAASRPMASWQALKDAVTGVDDDAGGALDDAAGGALELGHALDGATGAAGRAGAAGRQAGAEAAAGAETAVTGWAAVSATLADYAAKARDIGGDIGTALVGAFQGAENAIGEFVKTGKLSFRDLVTSLIADLAKLAARRFILGPIANALSGALGGAEGIFADVLHAGGVVGAPGPGRMVPTLAFAGAPRMHNGGWAGLRPDEVPAILQRGERVLSRREAAGYGGASAPTVNVTINARDAESFRQSRTQIAADIARAVSLGRRGM
- a CDS encoding DUF2460 domain-containing protein — encoded protein: MAFHEVRFPDDISRGARGGPERRTQIVELASGDEERNASWANSRRRYDVAYGIRRADDLAAVVAFFEARNGRLHGFRFKDWADHKSCLPSATPGPTDQAIGTGDGITTAFQLVKRYASGSQTWVRAITKPVAGTVRIALDGAEQLGGWSVDTTTGVVTFATAPAEGVAITAGFAFDVPVRFDTDALDVTLDLERLGSITSIPLLELRR
- a CDS encoding DUF2163 domain-containing protein, giving the protein MKTLDPSLQAHLDDGTTTLAWCWRISRADAVTFGFTDHDRTLAFDGTGFEPESGLTASEVRSGSDLSVDAQDAEGVLTSDRITETDILDGRWDNAEVEVWRANWADTSQRVLMRRGAIGQIRRGRLAFVAEVRSLAHVLGQTVGRTFQASCDAALGDARCEVDLEDPAFKGTGSVIDLLRDRAFTASGLGGFTSGWFTFGTLEWTSGANAGRRTEVLGHDVTDGVAILTLLEAPVRAIAEGDNFIIRAGCDKRMETCGAKFANTANFRGFPHIPGQDAVLRYATKDGGHEGGVL
- a CDS encoding NlpC/P60 family protein — its product is MKPADPDRVIGAASSWLGTPYHDQASLRGVGCDCLGLARGVWREVVGPEPFPIPPYSRDWGETGPREVLAEGARRMMIEVDPAEAGPGTLVLFRMKPRAIAKHVGILTGPDTFLHAYERLGVIEEPLTPSWRRRIAFAFLFPQR